From a single Miscanthus floridulus cultivar M001 chromosome 8, ASM1932011v1, whole genome shotgun sequence genomic region:
- the LOC136478327 gene encoding cinnamoyl-CoA reductase 1-like, giving the protein MSSKSNCGEEKELVCVTGAGGFIGSWVVKELLQRGYRVRGTTRDPADSKNAHLLALEGAKERLTLCRADVLDRDSLHAAFAGCDGVFHVASPISNDPELVPVAVEGTRNVINVAADEGARRVVFTSSYGAVHMDPNRSTDTVLDETCWSDYDFCKRTENLYCCAKMMAEITATEEAAARGLQLAVVLPCMTMGPMLQQTLNFSTNHVARYLMGTKRSIPNAVAAYVDVRDVARAHVLAYERPSAYGRYLCIGTVLHRAQLVAMLRDLFPQYPVTANCEDDGKPLAKPFKFSNQRLRDLGLEFTPLRKSLYETVVCLQQKGHLPVIQQQQRANL; this is encoded by the exons ATGTCGTCCAAGTCCAACTGCGGTGAGGAGAAGGAGCTGGTGTGCGTGACCGGCGCCGGCGGCTTCATCGGCTCGTGGGTGGTGAAGGAGCTGCTCCAGCGCGGCTACCGTGTCAGGGGAACTACGAGGGACCCTG CGGACAGCAAGAACGCGCACCTGCTGGCTCTGGAGGGCGCCAAGGAGCGCCTCACCCTGTGCCGCGCCGACGTCCTCGACCGCGACTCCCTCCACGCCGCCTTCGCCGGCTGCGACGGCGTCTTCCACGTCGCCTCCCCGATCTCCAACGACCCG GAGCTCGTGCCGGTGGCAGTGGAGGGCACCAGGAACGTCATCAACGTCGCGGCGGACGAGGGTGCGCGCCGCGTCGTCTTCACCTCCTCCTACGGCGCCGTCCACATGGACCCCAACCGGAGCACCGACACCGTCCTCGACGAGACCTGCTGGAGCGACTACGACTTCTGCAAGCGAACGGAGAACCTGTATTGCTGCGCCAAGATGATGGCGGAGATCACAGCaacggaggaggcggcggcgcgggggctgCAGCTGGCCGTGGTGCTGCCGTGCATGACCATGGGCCCCATGCTGCAGCAGACGCTCAACTTCAGCACCAACCACGTCGCGCGCTACCTCATGGGCACCAAGCGCTCCATCCCCAACGCCGTCGCCGCctacgtcgacgtccgcgacgtCGCGCGCGCGCACGTCCTCGCCTACGAGCGCCCCAGCGCGTACGGACGGTACCTCTGCATCGGCACCGTGCTGCACCGCGCACAGCTCGTCGCCATGCTGAGGGACCTCTTCCCGCAGTACCCCGTCACGGCCAA TTGCGAGGACGATGGCAAGCCATTGGCGAAGCCGTTCAAGTTCTCCAACCAGAGGCTCAGGGATCTGGGCTTGGAGTTCACTCCGCTGAGGAAGAGCTTGTACGAGACCGTGGTGTGCCTGCAGCAGAAGGGACACCTGCCTGTCATCCAACAGCAGCAGCGCGCGAACTTGTAA